Part of the Prunus dulcis chromosome 8, ALMONDv2, whole genome shotgun sequence genome is shown below.
AAATTCATCGATATCATTAGGAAGATGTCCACTGAGCATGTTGCTTGAAAGATCTAAACCTGTTAAGCTTGTACAATTTTCTACGCCCCGAGGGAACTGACCTTTTAGTCCCAGGTCCGAAAGCTTGATGTTCAGAACCTTGCTCTCGTGAGGGTGCCAACACTCGATCCCAAGAAAGTTGCAGATGAAGCCTTCAGTGTTGTTGCTGAAATCCCATGAAGAGTTTAAGTACCCCAAAGTGTCCTCAAGTGATGCTTTTATACTTTTCAAGCAGTTGATGTCGCTCTCAACACCAAAGCTGAAGCTACAATTACTAAGCAGCAACAACAAGAGGACACTGCCAATATAAATGTCTAGATGTTGTTTGCTCAGCAGCACATGCCCTAACAAAGCCATCAAATAAAATGGCTTTAAAAAGTTGTTACCCTATTCAAGCAAAAATGATTTCAGAGCTAGAGATATATTACTGAAATGAACCAGAAATTCTTTAGCATTTTAATGACACTAGAGATCAAAGAACCCAGAGAAGGGGTTCAATTTCAACACTGCgactggaaaaagaaaaaaaaaatgttcaaCGAGAAAAGGGCCCTCTTTAGTCTTTCCACAGAGAGAGATGAAAGACTTTGACATTCAACATGTATATGACATGCAATTACGCAAGAGTGAATTAtacgtttaaaaaaatttcctgtctttttttcctctttcgGTAAACAAATTCGATTGGTTTGATGAAAGTGAGAGAAGGAGAAGCTCATTAATGGGGTCATTTGAAGGAGAGAAGCAGGTGCTAATCCCACATAATCACGATATACGATATATGATAATTTTTCTATTACTGTGATTGAGTGAGATAACAAAACAGTAATATTCTCATTTATCACTAAATTTAACAATAGCAACATCATTCTCGGACTTGAAGATGACTTGCACGGCTCCAGTGGGCCCCTACAGAGTCCGAAATTGATCACATTAACTCTGCGCTCCAAATGAAGCAGACCCATAAACGAACTGTGGCACCGGCCCAGACAGAAGATTGTGGGCCACACTGAGTTTCTTAAGCTTAGGAAGCAGCCCAAGTTAAATGCATTGTCATCAAGGTTGAGCAGATTGAGCCACACAGAGTTGAGACGGTCTGGGATTTTGGCCCGAGAAGGTGTTGTTTGAGAAGTCAAGATTTGCGATGTACGGAATGGTGTGACAGATGTCGGCAGGAAGAGGTCGCTGGAGATGGTTGCTCGAAAGATGCGTGACGCATGTGCAGTTTGCTAAGTACtgagaaataaaaacaaggcTTAATTACACCTGTGCAGTTTAACCGAAGTTTCAGGAGGTATTAATGTGATTAAGTTTAAAAATAATTGGTTCTTATTTACTATTTCTGATTATTTCTTTGTAGAGTAATTATGCAATGGatgattaattaaaataataaatttggcTTACACCTTTCAAATTCAACTTACCTTACCTGCAACCCTTCACTTTTTATTCTTATAAATAATACCCaatttttataagtaaaaacCCATGACTATGATCCAACTCATTAAGTTATCTTATTAAGCTcaatttttgatttattataattttttgattGCCAAAATACCCCTATTTATATTTCAACGTGTAATGGGGtggtgttttaatttttggttccCCAATTTATTGTGGTGATTCCCTCTAAAAATTTTGTCTGCAATTCATTATCCgctttattattaaaattcatCAATACAATCAACAATGTGTTGGCCGAAAAAGGCAATTTTCCTTATTgcctttttgaaattttgttccaTCTTTCCCCGATAATAATCTACCTATTTTAGAActtggatttcatttattgTACCTAGTTTTTTCGGTGGATAATAATCtacctattatttttttaaataaattattgtgtatctatattttctataaattattgtgtacctatttttctgtaaaaatctacctattattttttataaattattgtgtatctatattttctataacttattgtgtacctatttttttgtataaaaaaatttagtagaaaatatacctatattttatttaaataatatacctatatttttatatctatatatttttcatagatacattattggatatgtaatttacatatatatatatatatatattttttggtttgcaATTTTAGGGGCTATATGTTAAGGGAATGGCAATTAAAAGAAATGGGGtgattgatatgctattaataggaagtattaattacaattatggaagttaatgaaatgcttgaaataaattaaaaataaaatataaagttcGGTGGCAACGATGTAAAAACATAAGAATACTATGACCTCTTATATCCTACTGATCATTTAAGTTAGAAATTGGGTTTTACACATAAATTTATAGAGTGATGGGTATATGTCtaggaaatagaaaatgtGGGGGTCTATATTGGACAAGCCCTAATTAAAATGGCTAATGATTCTGTTATCTAAACATAGAATATTTcacttttgttgttgattttaTACTTACATTGGTGTGTGTTTTAGACTAAAAACAATGCTAATTCATCCAACTTTGTATGTATTATTTGCAACGACAATCCCGCGGGTGTCTTTTTTAACTGTGTTCGAGTACATGACCAAATAAGGACACACGAGGCTGTTGGAGCTcatcttaaaagaaaaaaaaagaaaaagagaaaacgaAACCAATACCAAAACCAGCTGCTGCCACCATAGTTACACCATTCGACTTGAACACCCTAACCACATTCAAGGACTTCTTTTGAGATATTGATGGGCAAGGCTTGAGGGGGTATCCACAAAGTCCAGGATTGTTTGCATAACTGTCCCTTCTAATTGAAGCAATATTCTCACCGAATGGTGGCACTTGGCCCGACAGAAGATTGTTGGCCACACTAAAAGTTCTAAGCCTAGTTAGCTGGTTAACTTCTGCCGGAATGTTACCCGAGAACTGGTTGTTATCAAGCTTGAGCACATTCATATAGCTGCAATTGGAAAATGTCGCGGGGATCAGCCCTGAGAAGCTGTTGGAAGAGAGATCAAGAGACGTAACCCACGTAAGAATTTTATCGATATCATGAGGAAGAGGTCCACTGAGCATGTTGCCTGAAAGATCTAAACCTGTTAAGCTTGTACAATTTTCTACGCCCCGAGGGAACTGACCTTTTAGTCCCAAGTCCGAAAGCTTGATGTTCAGAACCTTGCTCTCGTGAGGGTGCCAACACTCGATCCCGAGAAAGTTGCAGATGAAGCCTTCAGTGTTGTTGTTGAAATCCCATGAAGAGTTTAAGTAACCTAAAGTGTCCTCAAGTGATGCTTTTATACTTTTCAAGCAGTTGATATCGCTCTCAACGCCAAAGCTGAAGCTACAACTGAGCAGCAACAACCAGAGGGCACTGCTAACAAACATGTCTAGATTTCGTTTGCTCAACAACACAGGTATCAAGAAAGCCATCAAAATAACCTTAAAAGTTGGTACCTATTTAAGCAATGATGAATATCAGAATGCAATTGGAAAAAAGGTAAAAGTGCAATGAGAAAACGACCCTCTTTAGTCTTTCGACAAGAGATGAAAGACTTTTGAGTCAACACGTAAATGAAATGCAATTATACAGAAGTTTCCagtaattttcttctttagtAAACCGAATCTGATTGGTTTGATGAAGGCGAGCGAAGGAGAAGCTCATTATGGGTTATTTGAAGCTCAGGGACGACTTGGGGGGTGGGTTGCTTGCTATACTCTTCAGAGTGCTTGACTGCCCTctatcctttttattttatttttatctttgaGTCGTTTTCAGAAGTGGCCATGAGCAGCACACTGTAACAACACTTGGGCAATGCTTTTGCTCTCTTTTCAacttttatttactttttctaATCAAGTAAGGTTTGTTTCAAAAATTGCTGAAAAAGCAAAGGGTTTTCTCTGAAAAATGGTGCTGAGTTGACCTAGAAGAACAAGAGTTTGAACAGAGACGATAGATTCTATGGTGTCGTCGATTGCAGAGAAGCAGATAATGGGAGGCAGCGAGGATGACAAAAGATatgacaggaaaaaaaaacagagagagagagagtgaagaaTTGAATTCGTTGAAGCATTAGAATTTAAGCATGCACTACAACAATTGCAAT
Proteins encoded:
- the LOC117637910 gene encoding probably inactive leucine-rich repeat receptor-like protein kinase At5g48380, with translation MAFLIPVLLSKRNLDMFVSSALWLLLLSCSFSFGVESDINCLKSIKASLEDTLGYLNSSWDFNNNTEGFICNFLGIECWHPHESKVLNIKLSDLGLKGQFPRGVENCTSLTGLDLSGNMLSGPLPHDIDKILTWVTSLDLSSNSFSGLIPATFSNCSYMNVLKLDNNQFSGNIPAEVNQLTRLRTFSVANNLLSGQVPPFGENIASIRRDSYANNPGLCGYPLKPCPSISQKKSLNVVRVFKSNGVTMVAAAGFGIGFVFSFSFFFF